One part of the Halobacteriovoraceae bacterium genome encodes these proteins:
- a CDS encoding response regulator transcription factor — protein sequence MRVLVVDDSKAIYMMVSEMLNEGGHESLWAEDGLKAVEHIKNNEKIDLVLLDWNMPNMNGPEFLEANQKESLTQAPIMVMTTENKPDYIKKAMSLGASEYIMKPFTSDILFNKIDLVMGIF from the coding sequence ATGAGAGTTTTAGTTGTTGATGATTCAAAGGCCATATACATGATGGTTTCAGAAATGCTCAACGAAGGTGGGCACGAAAGTTTATGGGCCGAAGATGGACTAAAGGCAGTTGAACATATTAAAAATAATGAAAAAATTGACTTAGTTCTTCTTGATTGGAATATGCCAAATATGAACGGTCCTGAATTTTTAGAGGCCAATCAGAAAGAAAGTTTAACTCAAGCACCAATCATGGTGATGACTACTGAAAATAAACCTGATTATATTAAAAAGGCAATGAGTTTAGGTGCAAGTGAATATATTATGAAGCCTTTTACTAGTGATATCCTATTTAATAAAATCGATTTAGTCATGGGAATATTCTGA